In one window of Mercurialis annua linkage group LG4, ddMerAnnu1.2, whole genome shotgun sequence DNA:
- the LOC126676150 gene encoding uncharacterized protein LOC126676150 produces MGIKNAQTTVPDLISPLKSAFQDSCFSEVEEILVSREAKMKQEIETLKQEKNLAELKFQGERLDKIDIKRSYSKLQEEVSLLKEEKLKSIKLINELNTKNCELVCDKLRAENQVEVITRKFDELEARVSILEKDMEILMKAEPAMQQNVNNIRTEANEIHVAVADVKIEKGDESDHLEIKKDSSFHGTGSERSLSKNIVEISDSDNDDSPHNVSNARARASPKDLEDEAPRVLKRKRDSSIDTGENDIRDTDNAELLTVPNKSPVKHGSAASMSLGTSNVGKEFTPVKIATLPQSKEKVGTSICLNSSMSESSSSSSDSDDDVDLSVVLPIKFFQPGFANRDHNRWESQANMLIAFERDEELCMKAVCALYRQQNSVNIFMSSSSASPNKGFKSSATIRGTTLAKFLMDGDPAGKLKKSKEELIAFDKKGLDDCKKLAIEHSSQLFEIYQKHEDPLFLN; encoded by the exons ATGGGTATCAAAAATGCCCAAACAACCGTCCCTGACCTAATTTCTCCATTAAAATCAGCGTTCCAAGATTCTTGTTTCTCCGAAGTAGAAGAAATTTTAGTGTCAAGAGAAGCCAAAATGAAGCAAGAAATTGAAACGTTGAAACAAGAGAAGAATTTGGCCGAACTCAAATTTCAGGGGGAAAGATTAGATAAAATAGATATCAAGCGAAGCTATTCAAAACTTCAAGAGGAAGTTTCTCTTCTAAAAGAAGAGAAACTGAAGAGTATTAAGCTAATCAATGAGCTTAATACTAAAAACTGTGAGTTAGTATGCGATAAATTGAGGGCGGAAAATCAGGTGGAGGTCATTACAAGGAAATTTGATGAATTGGAAGCTAGGGTTTCCATATTAGAGAAAGATATGGAGATTCTGATGAAGGCTGAGCCTGCTATGCAACAAAATGTTAACAATATCAGAACTGAGGCTAACGAAATACATGTTGCTGTGGCTGATGTGAAAATCGAGAAGGGTGACGAGAGTGATCATCTGGAGATAAAGAAAGACTCCAGCTTTCATGGAACAG GTAGTGAAAGATCTTTATCTAAAAACATTGTGGAGATTTCGGATAGTGACAACGATGACTCTCCGCATAATGTTTCGAATGCAAGAGCTAGGGCTTCCCCAAAAGACTTGGAAGATGAAGCTCCTAGGGTGCTTAAAAGAAAACGGGATTCATCTATTGACACTGGTGAAAATGACATCAGAGATACTGATAATGCCGAACTGCTCACTGTGCCTAATAAATCTCCTGTCAAGCATGGTTCAGCAGCATCTATGTCTCTTGGGACTAGCAATGTTGGAAAAGAATTTACGCCAGTGAAGATAGCTACTTTGCCTCAATCGAAAGAGAAAGTTGGGACAAGTATTTGTCTCAACAGTTCTATGTCCGAATCAAGTTCGAGCTCCTCCGATTCAGACGATGACGTGGATCTCTCAGTGGTCTTGCCAATTAAATTTTTCCAACCTGGATTTGCTAATAGAGATCATAATAGGTGGGAGTCTCAAGCTAATATGCTAATTGCATTTGAGAGAGATGAAGAGCTTTGCATGAAGGCTGTATGTGCTTTGTACAGACAACAAAACTCAGTGAACATATTCATGTCTAGCTCTTCAGCTTCTCCAAATAAAGGTTTTAAAAGCTCCGCCACAATCAG GGGCACTACCTTGGCCAAGTTTCTCATGGATGGTGATCCAGCAGGGAAACTAAAGAAATCAAAAGAAGAGTTGATAGCTTTTGACAAAAAGGGTCTTGATGACTGCAAGAAGCTTGCTATTGAACACTCTAGTCAGTTGTTCGAAATATACCAGAAGCACGAAGATCCTCTGTTCTTGAATTGA